A portion of the Tenacibaculum todarodis genome contains these proteins:
- the pth gene encoding aminoacyl-tRNA hydrolase, translating into MNIIQFLKNLLGFKKETQEDIMKKFLIVGLGNIGEKYNNTRHNIGFQIVNAFVKEHEETFSTDKLGDIAKLKIKGKTVIVLKPNTYMNLSGKAVQFWLKKENINVENLLVITDDLNIDFGKIRIKGKGSSGGHNGLKDIQEKFNTGAYPRFRFGVGNSYGRGKQVDYVLGEWNKEEQSEMIERIPFCVNAVTSFITAGLSNTMNEFNGK; encoded by the coding sequence ATGAATATTATTCAATTTTTGAAAAATCTGTTAGGATTTAAAAAAGAAACGCAAGAAGATATAATGAAGAAGTTTTTAATTGTTGGTTTAGGAAATATAGGTGAAAAATACAACAATACTCGCCATAATATAGGTTTCCAAATAGTAAACGCTTTTGTAAAAGAGCACGAAGAAACTTTTTCTACAGACAAACTTGGTGACATTGCTAAACTAAAAATTAAAGGAAAAACTGTTATTGTTTTAAAGCCAAACACCTACATGAATTTAAGCGGAAAAGCTGTTCAGTTTTGGTTGAAAAAAGAGAATATTAACGTTGAAAATCTTTTAGTAATTACCGACGATTTGAATATTGACTTCGGAAAAATACGTATTAAAGGAAAAGGAAGTTCTGGTGGACATAACGGATTAAAAGATATTCAAGAGAAATTTAATACTGGAGCATATCCAAGATTTAGATTTGGTGTTGGAAACTCTTACGGAAGAGGAAAACAAGTAGATTATGTACTTGGCGAATGGAATAAAGAAGAACAAAGCGAAATGATTGAAAGAATACCATTTTGCGTTAATGCCGTAACTTCTTTTATTACGGCGGGTTTATCTAACACTATGAATGAGTTTAATGGAAAGTAA
- a CDS encoding 6-pyruvoyl trahydropterin synthase family protein, whose protein sequence is MSTIRITKQFNFETGHALYGYDGKCKNVHGHSYKLSVTVIGQPITDSSNVKFGMVIDFSDLKKVVKEEIVDVFDHATVFNKNTPHVELAKELQDRGHHVILVDYQPTSEMMVIDFAEKIKNRLPENINLHSLRLQETETSFAEWFASDNL, encoded by the coding sequence ATGAGTACTATTAGAATTACAAAGCAGTTTAATTTTGAAACTGGTCATGCATTATACGGTTACGATGGGAAGTGTAAAAATGTACACGGACACAGTTATAAACTTTCGGTTACAGTTATTGGACAGCCAATTACGGATAGTTCAAACGTAAAATTTGGAATGGTTATCGATTTTTCTGACTTAAAAAAAGTGGTAAAAGAAGAAATTGTTGATGTGTTTGATCATGCAACAGTTTTTAATAAAAACACACCACATGTTGAGTTGGCAAAAGAACTACAAGATCGTGGACATCATGTTATTTTGGTAGATTATCAACCAACAAGTGAAATGATGGTAATTGATTTTGCTGAAAAAATTAAGAATCGTTTACCAGAGAATATTAATTTACATTCACTAAGATTACAAGAAACTGAAACCAGTTTTGCAGAGTGGTTTGCGAGTGATAATTTATAA
- a CDS encoding enoyl-CoA hydratase/isomerase family protein: MTTTRQNGSLYTDIQNNIATVEFGHPASNSFPSELLDRLTKELNSLSENETVSVIVLKSEGDRAFCAGASFDELVAISNLEEGKAFFSGFANVINAMRSCSKLIIGRVQGKTVGGGVGLASACDYVLATEQASIKLSEFTIGIGPFVIAPAVERKISVSGLAELTIDATSWKNAYWAKDKGLYAKVLENTSELDKEVALLAEKLASYNPEALSAMKKALWLGTENWNNLLIERAEMSGKLVLSEFTKNALNKFKK, translated from the coding sequence ATGACAACTACCAGACAAAACGGAAGTTTATACACAGATATTCAAAATAACATAGCAACGGTAGAGTTTGGTCATCCGGCAAGCAACTCTTTTCCAAGTGAGTTATTAGACAGATTAACCAAAGAATTAAATTCATTATCAGAAAATGAAACGGTTTCTGTAATCGTTTTAAAATCTGAAGGAGATCGAGCTTTTTGCGCAGGAGCTTCGTTTGATGAACTGGTTGCAATTTCTAATTTAGAAGAAGGGAAAGCGTTTTTCTCTGGTTTTGCAAATGTTATAAATGCAATGAGAAGTTGTTCTAAATTAATAATTGGGCGTGTACAAGGTAAAACTGTTGGTGGCGGAGTTGGATTAGCTTCAGCCTGCGATTATGTTTTGGCAACAGAACAGGCGTCTATAAAACTATCGGAATTCACAATCGGAATTGGACCTTTTGTTATTGCTCCTGCTGTAGAACGTAAAATTAGTGTAAGTGGTTTAGCAGAGTTAACTATAGATGCAACAAGCTGGAAAAATGCATATTGGGCAAAAGACAAAGGTTTATATGCAAAAGTCTTAGAAAATACGTCAGAATTAGATAAAGAAGTAGCGTTGTTAGCAGAGAAATTAGCATCTTACAACCCAGAAGCTTTATCAGCAATGAAAAAAGCGCTTTGGCTTGGAACGGAAAACTGGAACAATTTATTAATTGAAAGAGCAGAAATGTCTGGTAAATTGGTGTTGTCTGAATTCACAAAAAACGCATTAAACAAATTTAAAAAATAG
- a CDS encoding acyl-ACP desaturase produces MSIKNIRKEVMQALEKNIDSFVDQFLIPPEKIWQPTDFLPNSQKDSFISEVEEIRELSKELDDDFWVVLVGDTITEEALPTYESWLLDLDGVHQDPDNGWAKWVRAWTSEENRHGDTLNKYLYLSGRVNMREVEITTQHLIADGFDIGTSTDPYKNFVYTSFQELATYISHNNVAKIARKKGHKALAKMSKIIAGDEMRHHIAYTDFVKQIFKIDPSEMMLAFRDMMKYKIVMPALHLRHSHEAKGTLFDDFSAVAQRIGVYTGFDYVDIIKKLNTAWEIDKITNLTPEAEKARDWLMKLPDRMYRITERIVIPDTKFQFKWMNPL; encoded by the coding sequence ATGTCTATAAAAAACATTCGTAAGGAAGTAATGCAAGCATTGGAGAAAAACATTGACAGTTTTGTTGATCAGTTTTTAATTCCGCCAGAAAAAATTTGGCAACCAACCGATTTTTTACCAAATTCTCAAAAAGATTCTTTTATAAGTGAAGTAGAGGAAATTAGAGAATTATCTAAAGAATTAGATGATGATTTTTGGGTAGTTTTAGTAGGAGATACAATTACAGAAGAAGCTTTACCAACCTATGAATCTTGGTTATTAGATTTAGATGGCGTACATCAAGATCCAGATAACGGTTGGGCAAAATGGGTTAGAGCTTGGACTTCTGAAGAAAATAGACATGGAGACACTTTAAATAAATACTTGTATTTATCAGGAAGAGTTAACATGCGTGAAGTAGAAATTACAACGCAACATTTAATTGCCGATGGTTTTGATATTGGAACTTCAACAGATCCTTATAAAAACTTTGTATATACAAGTTTTCAGGAACTAGCAACTTATATTTCTCATAATAATGTAGCTAAAATTGCGCGTAAAAAAGGACATAAAGCATTGGCTAAAATGTCTAAAATTATTGCAGGTGATGAAATGCGTCATCACATTGCTTATACCGATTTTGTAAAACAAATCTTTAAAATAGATCCATCTGAAATGATGCTTGCTTTTAGAGATATGATGAAATATAAGATTGTAATGCCGGCCTTACATTTAAGACATTCTCACGAAGCTAAAGGTACTTTGTTTGATGATTTCTCTGCGGTAGCACAAAGAATAGGAGTCTATACAGGTTTCGATTATGTAGATATTATCAAAAAATTAAACACAGCCTGGGAAATAGATAAGATTACAAACCTAACTCCAGAAGCAGAAAAAGCAAGAGATTGGTTAATGAAATTGCCAGACAGAATGTACCGAATTACAGAAAGAATTGTAATTCCAGACACAAAATTTCAGTTTAAATGGATGAATCCATTATAG
- a CDS encoding universal stress protein encodes MKHILVPIGSTENSINTLQYAIDFAKEIDAKVFVMRAYQVLSKAGAFVNADATMQRETNLYLNSMVRGCDTKGVEVKLIASKGNVIDSITAIEREIGIDLIVVGPKSNSIKEEVFLGKTSGKIVKQTEIPVLVIPEGYKYVPVRRILTAFKSGILKKKKVLKPLKTVLEAFNLKTTLLLVKTPGFTDEDLIIDSKLDALKSELIIAENATTFQGVLANFQTQNPDMLCVFRRKRGFFKKLWESNTILKEEFHCNVPLLVLSGKK; translated from the coding sequence ATGAAACATATTTTGGTTCCTATTGGTTCTACGGAAAATTCGATAAACACATTGCAATATGCTATTGATTTCGCTAAAGAAATTGATGCAAAAGTATTTGTAATGCGCGCATATCAAGTGCTGTCTAAAGCGGGTGCTTTTGTAAATGCTGATGCAACAATGCAACGCGAAACCAACTTGTACCTAAATTCTATGGTTAGAGGTTGCGACACAAAAGGTGTTGAAGTTAAGTTAATTGCTTCGAAAGGAAATGTAATTGATAGTATTACGGCAATTGAACGTGAAATTGGAATCGATTTAATTGTTGTTGGGCCAAAAAGTAACTCGATTAAAGAAGAAGTTTTCTTAGGAAAAACATCTGGAAAGATTGTAAAACAAACTGAAATACCTGTCTTGGTTATTCCTGAAGGATATAAATATGTGCCTGTTCGTAGAATTTTAACTGCGTTTAAATCTGGTATTCTTAAAAAGAAAAAAGTATTAAAACCATTAAAAACAGTCTTAGAAGCTTTTAACTTAAAAACTACTTTATTGTTGGTTAAAACTCCTGGTTTTACGGATGAAGATTTAATTATTGATAGCAAATTAGATGCTTTAAAAAGCGAATTAATTATTGCCGAAAACGCAACTACTTTTCAAGGTGTGTTAGCTAATTTTCAAACGCAAAATCCAGATATGTTATGCGTTTTTAGACGTAAACGTGGTTTCTTTAAAAAACTTTGGGAAAGTAATACTATTTTAAAGGAAGAGTTTCATTGTAATGTTCCTTTGTTGGTGTTGAGTGGGAAGAAATAA
- a CDS encoding MATE family efflux transporter, with protein sequence MNQEISFKNINKLAIPALIAGVAEPLLSTTDLAIVGNIEHNATESLAAIGIVGAFLSMLIWVFGQTRSGISSIISQYLGANKLEQVKNLPAQAIVIIISTSVFILLLTYPFAKQIFQFYNASGSVLDFSVAYYKIRVWGFPFTLFTIAVFGTFRGLQNTFYPMLIAIVGTVVNIVLDVILVYGITDVIPAMHIKGAAYASVFAQIAMALISAILLLKKTSISLKFQLPFNKEIPRFINMILNLFVRTIALNAALFFAVSYATSYGKEHIAAYTIGFNLWLLGAFIIDGYSSAGNILAGKLLGAKQYKTLLQLGNKLIIYGFLIGVLIAVFGFLFYNFTGTIFTKETEVLELFHQTFWIILIMQPICSIAFIYDGIFKGMGEMKFLRNVLLLSTVLVFIPLLLFFDHLEYKIYAIWIAFFGWIIARGLPLIIKFRRKFIPLAEKS encoded by the coding sequence GTGAATCAAGAAATTAGTTTTAAAAACATCAATAAATTAGCAATTCCGGCTTTAATTGCAGGAGTTGCAGAACCATTATTGTCTACAACAGATTTAGCAATTGTTGGTAATATAGAACACAACGCAACCGAAAGTTTAGCAGCAATTGGTATTGTTGGCGCATTTTTATCGATGTTAATTTGGGTTTTTGGGCAAACCCGAAGTGGAATTTCTTCAATAATTTCACAATATTTAGGAGCAAACAAATTAGAACAAGTAAAAAACTTACCTGCACAAGCCATTGTAATTATTATAAGCACAAGTGTATTTATTTTGTTGTTAACCTATCCGTTTGCAAAACAGATTTTTCAATTTTATAATGCATCAGGATCCGTTTTAGATTTCTCTGTAGCATATTATAAAATTAGAGTTTGGGGTTTTCCGTTTACACTTTTTACAATTGCTGTTTTTGGTACGTTTAGAGGTTTGCAAAATACGTTTTATCCAATGTTAATTGCCATTGTTGGTACCGTTGTAAACATAGTTTTAGATGTAATTTTGGTCTATGGAATTACAGATGTCATTCCAGCTATGCATATAAAAGGCGCAGCCTATGCAAGTGTATTTGCGCAAATTGCAATGGCGTTAATTTCAGCAATTTTGTTATTGAAAAAAACATCAATTTCATTAAAATTTCAATTACCATTTAATAAAGAGATTCCACGTTTTATAAACATGATTTTAAACTTGTTTGTAAGAACAATTGCGTTAAACGCAGCGCTGTTTTTTGCTGTTTCTTACGCAACATCTTATGGAAAGGAACATATTGCAGCGTATACAATAGGATTTAATTTATGGTTGTTAGGTGCTTTTATTATTGACGGTTACTCTTCTGCAGGAAACATTCTAGCAGGAAAACTATTAGGAGCAAAACAATATAAAACCTTATTACAATTAGGAAATAAATTAATCATCTATGGTTTTCTAATTGGAGTTTTAATTGCTGTGTTTGGATTCCTTTTTTACAATTTTACAGGAACAATTTTTACTAAAGAAACAGAGGTTTTAGAGTTATTTCATCAAACCTTTTGGATTATTTTAATAATGCAACCAATTTGTTCAATTGCATTTATTTATGATGGAATTTTTAAAGGAATGGGAGAAATGAAATTTCTAAGAAACGTACTTTTACTATCAACAGTATTGGTTTTTATTCCTCTTTTATTATTTTTTGATCACTTAGAATATAAAATATATGCAATTTGGATTGCCTTTTTTGGTTGGATAATTGCCCGAGGTTTACCTTTAATCATCAAATTTAGAAGAAAGTTTATTCCGCTTGCGGAAAAAAGTTAA
- a CDS encoding nitrilase family protein: MTKTNTLEVAVLQADLVWENTFENRNQFTKMIDSLSSEVELIILPEMFTTGFTMNAEKVAESMNGDTVLWMQNIAKTKQTAICGSVVIVERSFDSAQDDKFFNRLLFVHPSEKVEFYDKRHTFTLAGEHEVYSAGKKKLIVEYKGWKISPLICYDLRFPVWGRNTENYDLLIYVASWPKPRINAWSSLLKARAIENMSYTIGVNRVGKDANNYEYNGNSAIYDCLGNTVNHFKKETTEPSLFTLDKNYQDKLRSRFSFLEDKDTFTIE, from the coding sequence TTGACAAAAACGAATACTTTAGAAGTTGCTGTTTTACAAGCCGATTTGGTTTGGGAAAATACTTTTGAAAATAGAAATCAGTTTACAAAAATGATTGATTCTCTTTCTTCGGAAGTAGAACTGATTATTTTGCCTGAAATGTTTACTACTGGTTTTACAATGAATGCAGAAAAAGTAGCTGAATCCATGAATGGAGATACAGTTTTATGGATGCAAAATATTGCCAAAACTAAACAAACTGCTATTTGTGGAAGTGTTGTTATTGTTGAGAGATCTTTCGACTCCGCTCAAGATGACAAATTTTTTAATAGGTTATTATTTGTTCATCCTTCTGAAAAAGTTGAGTTTTATGACAAACGACACACGTTTACACTTGCAGGTGAACATGAAGTTTATTCCGCAGGAAAAAAGAAGCTGATTGTTGAATATAAAGGTTGGAAAATCTCCCCATTAATTTGTTATGATTTACGTTTCCCGGTTTGGGGAAGAAACACTGAAAATTACGATTTATTGATTTATGTTGCTAGTTGGCCAAAACCAAGAATTAATGCTTGGAGTTCGCTTTTAAAAGCGCGTGCTATTGAAAATATGAGTTATACAATTGGCGTAAATAGAGTTGGAAAAGATGCTAATAATTATGAATATAATGGGAATTCTGCCATTTATGATTGTCTTGGAAACACTGTGAATCATTTTAAAAAAGAGACAACTGAACCTTCACTTTTTACTTTAGATAAAAATTATCAAGACAAACTACGTAGTAGATTTAGTTTTTTAGAGGATAAAGATACATTTACAATTGAATAA
- a CDS encoding PD-(D/E)XK nuclease family protein, translating to MQTFISETLLQILKTTQSFDNVCFVLPSQRAGVFLKQELKNHISAGFLPQILNIEEFVSEVSEIKKIDSVQLLFHLYGIYKQEEQEPVTFDVFSSWAFTIIQDFNEIDQHLVDAKEIFVYLRDIHRLKKWSVKGEFKETELIKDHLSFMEKLSKYYDKFYQFLLEKGIGYQGILYREATQKSDAFIEKNSHKKFFFIGFNALNKAEEFLFQRMLMSGNTQVFWDIDAAFLKGNHQAGRFIRKYKKYWKYYEKNPLNTVGNTFSEVKNIQIIGASKNITQVKYAGEILQRMPNHNKTALVLADESLLPITLNSLPKNTEAINITMGYPLKDIPTTSLIFAVFQLFLTQEKLQKTIVNQFYYKDVISFFKQAAIYKLLPEIAEEIATKIASQNSTFIDGNFIDSQLTSTSEEINKTIVRIFNPFTTITDFLDRILQLIQLLKEDTTVLEKEYLFRFYTAFTQLQNLHLEYNYIQDLKTLYQFFKQLIDSETLSFQGEPLQGLQLMGMLETRVLDFENVILTSVNEGVLPASATQNTFIPFDVKVEFDLPTYREKDAIFSYHFFRLIQRAKNVYILYNTEHDSFGSGEKSRFVTQLEMLKKDFSEKIISPKVVTSPTELKEISKSEQTEARLKVIAESGLSPSALTNYLYNPIAFYKQKILRIREFDDVEETVAANTMGTVVHEVLDELYKPFVGKFITADNVTKMQQKVEELTQKHFKIQFKDGDISTGKNRLIFEVAKRFTQNFLSQEKELLKDKNNQLKIIDTEKKYAFEIEVEGIDFPIKIHGEVDRVDELNGVTRIIDYKTGMVKASDLKIVDFDELNDFKFAKAIQVLLYSYLYTKTQNYSFNKPIEGGIYSFKNLNNGFLKLNFSDKRGGQDNEVTEEILADFMQQLKTLIKEIYNKEITFKEPEDLPF from the coding sequence ATGCAAACTTTTATTTCAGAGACACTTTTACAAATCTTAAAAACAACACAATCTTTTGACAACGTGTGTTTTGTGTTACCATCACAACGTGCGGGAGTTTTTTTAAAACAAGAGTTAAAAAATCATATTTCTGCAGGTTTTTTACCTCAAATTTTAAACATAGAAGAATTTGTTTCCGAAGTATCTGAGATAAAAAAAATAGATTCCGTTCAGTTATTATTTCACTTATATGGAATTTACAAACAAGAAGAACAAGAGCCAGTAACGTTTGATGTGTTTTCTTCATGGGCGTTTACAATTATTCAAGATTTTAATGAGATAGATCAACATTTGGTAGATGCAAAAGAGATTTTTGTGTATTTACGAGACATTCATCGTTTAAAAAAATGGTCCGTAAAAGGAGAGTTTAAAGAAACCGAATTGATAAAAGATCATTTATCTTTTATGGAAAAACTAAGTAAATATTATGATAAGTTTTATCAGTTTTTACTTGAAAAAGGAATTGGTTATCAAGGTATTTTATACAGAGAAGCCACACAAAAATCTGATGCTTTTATAGAGAAAAACTCGCACAAAAAATTCTTCTTTATAGGTTTTAATGCATTAAATAAAGCTGAGGAATTTCTATTTCAAAGAATGTTAATGTCGGGTAATACGCAAGTATTTTGGGATATTGATGCAGCGTTTTTAAAAGGAAATCACCAAGCAGGAAGATTTATAAGAAAATATAAAAAGTACTGGAAATATTATGAGAAGAATCCACTAAACACCGTTGGAAATACTTTTTCAGAAGTTAAAAACATTCAGATAATTGGCGCTTCAAAAAATATTACGCAAGTAAAATACGCTGGAGAAATTTTGCAGCGAATGCCAAATCATAATAAAACGGCTTTGGTTTTAGCTGATGAAAGTTTATTACCAATTACATTAAACTCGTTGCCAAAAAATACCGAAGCAATCAATATTACAATGGGTTATCCGTTAAAAGATATACCAACTACAAGTTTAATTTTTGCTGTTTTTCAGTTGTTTTTAACGCAAGAAAAACTGCAAAAAACAATTGTAAATCAGTTTTATTATAAAGACGTAATCAGTTTTTTTAAACAAGCTGCTATTTATAAGTTATTACCAGAAATAGCAGAAGAAATTGCTACAAAAATAGCTAGTCAAAATAGTACTTTTATCGACGGGAATTTTATAGACTCTCAATTAACGTCAACTTCCGAAGAAATAAATAAAACAATCGTTCGTATTTTTAATCCGTTTACAACAATTACAGATTTCTTAGATAGAATTTTACAACTTATTCAGTTGTTAAAAGAAGATACAACGGTTTTAGAAAAGGAATATTTATTTCGATTTTACACTGCTTTTACACAGCTTCAAAATTTACACTTAGAGTACAATTATATTCAAGATTTAAAAACTTTATATCAGTTCTTTAAACAATTAATAGATTCCGAAACGTTGTCATTTCAAGGAGAACCGTTACAAGGTTTGCAATTAATGGGAATGTTAGAAACCCGTGTTTTAGATTTTGAAAATGTAATTTTAACATCGGTAAACGAAGGCGTTTTACCTGCAAGTGCTACCCAAAATACATTTATTCCGTTTGATGTAAAAGTAGAATTCGACTTGCCAACCTACAGAGAAAAAGATGCAATTTTCTCGTATCACTTTTTTAGATTAATTCAACGTGCTAAAAACGTGTATATTTTATACAATACAGAGCACGATTCTTTTGGAAGTGGAGAAAAAAGTCGATTTGTAACCCAATTAGAAATGCTGAAAAAAGACTTTTCGGAGAAAATAATCAGTCCTAAAGTAGTAACTTCTCCAACTGAGTTAAAAGAGATTTCTAAATCTGAACAAACCGAAGCAAGATTAAAAGTAATTGCAGAAAGCGGACTTTCACCTTCTGCTTTAACTAATTATTTGTATAATCCAATAGCGTTTTACAAACAGAAAATATTAAGAATAAGAGAGTTTGATGATGTAGAAGAAACTGTTGCGGCAAACACAATGGGAACTGTAGTTCACGAAGTTTTAGATGAATTATACAAACCATTTGTGGGTAAATTTATAACTGCTGACAACGTTACTAAAATGCAGCAAAAAGTTGAAGAATTAACGCAAAAACACTTTAAAATTCAATTTAAAGATGGCGATATTTCAACAGGAAAAAACAGATTGATTTTTGAAGTAGCAAAACGATTTACACAAAACTTCTTATCACAAGAAAAAGAACTTTTAAAAGATAAAAATAACCAGTTAAAGATAATTGATACTGAGAAAAAATACGCGTTTGAAATTGAAGTAGAAGGCATAGATTTTCCAATAAAAATCCATGGAGAAGTAGATAGAGTAGATGAACTAAATGGTGTAACCAGAATTATAGATTACAAAACCGGAATGGTAAAAGCATCCGATTTAAAAATAGTTGATTTTGATGAGTTAAACGATTTTAAATTTGCAAAAGCAATTCAGGTTTTATTGTACAGTTATTTGTACACAAAAACTCAAAACTATAGCTTTAACAAACCAATTGAAGGCGGAATTTATTCTTTCAAAAATCTAAATAACGGATTTTTAAAACTCAATTTTTCAGATAAAAGAGGCGGACAAGACAATGAAGTTACAGAAGAAATTTTAGCCGATTTTATGCAACAATTAAAAACACTGATTAAAGAAATTTACAACAAAGAAATCACTTTTAAAGAACCCGAAGATTTGCCTTTTTAA
- a CDS encoding lysophospholipid acyltransferase family protein: MKFLSYILSSIFAIVFFFFLFIFHPLQWLGLKIFGYKGHKFVVDIMNWVLMKTLLILGIKVAVKNKHKLPEKTTLIFVANHQSMFDISPIIWTFRTYHPKFVSKIELSKGIPSISFNLRHGGAALIDRKDGKQAIAVLGKFAKKINKEKWSAVIFPEGTRSRNGKPKSFSANGLKMIAKYNPEAFVVPLTINNSWKVFKYGKFPLGIFSPITIETHKPIQVKSMDFKELIKEVETTITNNINNN, translated from the coding sequence ATGAAGTTTTTAAGCTACATCTTATCGTCTATTTTCGCAATAGTTTTTTTCTTTTTTCTATTTATTTTTCATCCCTTACAATGGTTAGGTTTAAAAATATTTGGTTATAAAGGACATAAATTTGTTGTTGATATAATGAATTGGGTTTTAATGAAAACACTGTTAATTTTAGGTATTAAAGTTGCGGTTAAGAACAAACATAAACTTCCAGAAAAGACAACATTAATTTTTGTGGCCAACCACCAAAGTATGTTTGATATCTCACCAATAATATGGACATTTAGAACATACCATCCAAAATTTGTGTCAAAAATTGAATTATCTAAAGGTATTCCAAGTATTTCCTTTAACTTACGTCATGGAGGTGCAGCATTAATAGACAGAAAAGACGGTAAACAGGCAATTGCTGTATTAGGTAAATTTGCAAAGAAAATTAATAAAGAAAAATGGTCGGCTGTTATATTTCCAGAAGGAACAAGAAGTAGAAACGGTAAACCAAAATCTTTTTCAGCAAATGGTTTAAAAATGATAGCCAAATACAACCCAGAAGCTTTTGTTGTACCTTTAACAATAAATAATTCTTGGAAAGTATTTAAATATGGTAAATTTCCATTAGGTATTTTTAGCCCAATAACTATTGAAACACATAAGCCTATTCAAGTAAAATCCATGGATTTTAAAGAGCTTATTAAAGAGGTAGAAACAACTATAACAAACAACATAAACAACAACTAG